The window TATCTGTGCCAAAAAATTCTATTTGGAGTGAATACAAGCAATTCTAATGCCAGTGCTGGAGAGAACGGTCAGCCCACTAGCCAAGGTTTAGCAAGGTCCAAGCGATCTCTGAAGTGAAactgagttcctcttcctcatatactttaactgctgtggaggcggtcccgatgatcaggaaacttcctgttaactgtttgttggtgtaTCGGTCTTGGCTAGGAGGCTGGGCGTCTCAGCCAGGAGACAGAAGGGTGAGTCAAAATGAAACTATGTGTGGGGTgttaattaaaaagaacaagGTGCCTTTtcttccaagtgaaaggtcttgtgatTGTGTTATCTCTCGGTAGTAGATAAGCACATACATGTTGCAATgggaaaatgttccattcctaacagtatTCCTAACTTTCccctcatttttatttttttaaattttctaaatatttcaacttcttcttaaataatcttcatgcatttattttctcataatattatgactttattcctataatataacCTATacattttcctcaacctaattttccaaaaatgacaattgtatattgttttgtttgttttttttcttttcgtttgtattttttctttgaatatttcTAACTAAATTTATATAGATATTtataactaaaataatgctatttgtcCGCATAATATTCCAAtgttattcccgtaaaattctgactgttttttttttttttgttagattgcaatttttttgttgctgatattttgactttattcttgtaaaattactgctgatatttctgtatattttttttattctgtttttagaatgtgccaatactttggacacacctgataTATCCGATTAATTATGATACAAATTCCTACAGTATACGTATTTTATGGTATTTTAAGGGCTTTGAATGGAATAATGTTTTTGAATAGTTGATCAATAAATTGGAGCGCTTGTGTCCACACTGCTTTAACTTAGTTTAAAGACTGTGAAGTGTGGCTGGTGAAAGtatggctaaataaacacatttgacTTTTAATTGTCTGCCATCCGGTATGATTCAAAATGGATAATGTTCTCCTAAAGTGTaagaaaatcaaatcaaatagtaGATAAGAGATCGGAACCTCTGTATACTTCTAAAACCTCCACAATGAATTCCTATACGACACACTTTAGAATAGATCATCATGACTcatcattttttgtcattttgtcagTGCTGACGGGCGGTTTGAAGGTTCCCTGATGACCAAAGCCATCGTCAAGTACAACGGGGCCATCACGTGGACGCCGCCTGCCAGTTACAAGTCGGCGTGCACCATGGACGTCACCTTCTTCCCCTTCGACCGCCAAAACTGCACCATGAAGTTCGGCTCTTGGACCTACGACGGCCACATGGTGGACCTCGTCTTGATCGACAACCAGGTGGACCGCAAGGACTTTTTCGATAACGGCGAGTGGGAGATCCTCAGCGCCACAGGGGCCCGGGGGAACCGCAAGGATGGCTTGTATTCGTATCCCTTCATCACGTATTCCTTCATCCTGAAGAGGCTGCCGTTGTTCTACACGCTGTTCCTCATCATCCCGTGTCTGGGTCTGTCTTTACTGACCGTGCTGGTGTTCTACCTCCCCTCCGACGAAGGGGAGAAGCTGTCGCTCTCCACGTCCGTCCTGGTGTCGCTCACCGTCTTCCTCCTGGTCATCGAGGAGATCATCCCCTCCTCGTCCAAAGTCATCCCGCTCATCGGCGAGTATCTGCTCTTCATCATGATCTTCGTCACGCTCTCCATCATCGTCACCGTGTTCGTCATCAACGTGCACCACCGCTCGTCGGCCACCTACCACCCCATGTCGCCGTGGGTCCGCGACCTCTTCCTGCAGAAGCTGCCAAGGTTGCTGTGCATGCGAGGTCACACCGACCGCTACCACTACCCGGAGCTGGCGCCCGAAAGCCCCGAGGTGAAGCCACGTGCCGGAGGTCGGAGAGGCGGTCCGAGGGCAAGTGGCGGGCAGACGGCTTCTGatgggaaggaggaggaggcctGGGCCACCATGTTGGATAAGGCCATCTACTCCGTGCGCTACATCAGCAGACACATCCGCAAGGAACACTTCATTCGAGAGGTAAGCTCAACTCTTCTCACCGCTGCGTAATAATCAACCACAATGTTGTCTTTTTCTCCCAGGTGGTACAAGACTGGAAGTTTGTGGCCCAGGTGTTAGACAGGATCTTCCTATGGGCCTTCCTGACTGTTTCCATACTGGGAACCATCCTCATCTTTACTCCCGCTCTGCAGATGTTCCTAAAAGTCCCTCCACCAATTGCAAGTGAGGACCCGCCTTTGAACTCGCAGCTCTAGCTCGCACGTTTGAGTCTGTCACCCATTATTATTGATACtgtaattcatcatttcaataATTCAATGTATTAATCATATGCTGGTGTTCTATGCAGCTCTGTCACTTTTATGACGTCATATCTCTGTGGCCTGAAGGTATACAAGTAGAAGGACATAAGCCTTTTACAATTTGGCATAAATAGACATGGGAAGGAAATAGGTGCAGTTTACACTGCAATGCCGCAAGCCCGGTCACAGTAAACAGACAAATATGCACTGCTTTCACGTCTTCAATTGTTGCTTTACAACACTTAGTGGCGGGGCGGGAGTGAGGGGCTGCGGAATCCAAACATGTCAGGAGAAATATGCAGATCACCGGGGGCGTCCACAGTCCACACAGtctaaaaacatgaaaacaggaaACATCAGCaggaatttcacaagaataaatattaagagaaaaaagttttaatcttagaagaaaaagttgtaattttaaaagaataacgtgatattatgaggaaaaataatgtccttttaGGAGCATAGAATAAGGTTGTTTTGTAAAGAGTTACGAGaattaagtgaaaatattatgagaataaagtcataattacgaaagGAAAGTTGAAAAGTATGTAAAGTTCAAAAAACAGCAACTtcaggaatgaaaaaaaaacctgttgaattttttacaagaataaagtgaaattattaagagaaaaacttgtgtaatctaacaagagaAAACATAACCATTTTTAAGAGGATAACTCGTAACTATGTCATTGTAGTAGCATAGATACCTTATtctttaagtcgtaatattagaagaaacaaacacaacaaaatgaagttgtaatttatggaaaattaggtttggaaaaaagttatattattagaataaattcaaaatattaacaagaacatttatgaagattatttaagaaaaatatttaaatagttggaaaactgaaaaaaaaaaacccagcaaaaatgggaaaaaaaagagccaagTTGATAGAATAGGCTTTAGTGGCAAAgtcacatcctttcatttttcactaagtggccctcgttggaaaaggtttggacacccctgctgtacataatttgagatttatggagtattttattttaaagaaaCTTACTACACAGCAAACCTGGGGTCCAATATCAATTCAAAACCCCCTGAAATGGGCGGGATAAGACCCCTTCAGGTCTCTAAGACTTGAACTATAAATGATTTTCGATTCTTTGTACTAATCAACCAATTTCGCATCTACTTTTCTGGACATGTGTTGCATGAAAAAGCCACAGTTTAACCATAAATTTATAGCAAAAAGTGCTGACGTGAGACGTCAGTATGTGAC of the Dunckerocampus dactyliophorus isolate RoL2022-P2 chromosome 11, RoL_Ddac_1.1, whole genome shotgun sequence genome contains:
- the LOC129189870 gene encoding neuronal acetylcholine receptor subunit non-alpha-2-like isoform X1, which produces MKLVLLSFLVLLLLAASCPMSFATITTSNEFVSLAEMEDALLKNLFQGYQRWVRPIQHANDTIKVRFGLKISQLVDVDEKNQLMTTNVWLWQEWIDYKLRWNPDKYGGITSIRVPSENIWLPDIVLYENADGRFEGSLMTKAIVKYNGAITWTPPASYKSACTMDVTFFPFDRQNCTMKFGSWTYDGHMVDLVLIDNQVDRKDFFDNGEWEILSATGARGNRKDGLYSYPFITYSFILKRLPLFYTLFLIIPCLGLSLLTVLVFYLPSDEGEKLSLSTSVLVSLTVFLLVIEEIIPSSSKVIPLIGEYLLFIMIFVTLSIIVTVFVINVHHRSSATYHPMSPWVRDLFLQKLPRLLCMRGHTDRYHYPELAPESPEVKPRAGGRRGGPRASGGQTASDGKEEEAWATMLDKAIYSVRYISRHIRKEHFIREVVQDWKFVAQVLDRIFLWAFLTVSILGTILIFTPALQMFLKVPPPIASEDPPLNSQL
- the LOC129189870 gene encoding neuronal acetylcholine receptor subunit non-alpha-2-like isoform X2 translates to MKLVLLSFLVLLLLAASCPMSFATITKMEDALLKNLFQGYQRWVRPIQHANDTIKVRFGLKISQLVDVDEKNQLMTTNVWLWQEWIDYKLRWNPDKYGGITSIRVPSENIWLPDIVLYENADGRFEGSLMTKAIVKYNGAITWTPPASYKSACTMDVTFFPFDRQNCTMKFGSWTYDGHMVDLVLIDNQVDRKDFFDNGEWEILSATGARGNRKDGLYSYPFITYSFILKRLPLFYTLFLIIPCLGLSLLTVLVFYLPSDEGEKLSLSTSVLVSLTVFLLVIEEIIPSSSKVIPLIGEYLLFIMIFVTLSIIVTVFVINVHHRSSATYHPMSPWVRDLFLQKLPRLLCMRGHTDRYHYPELAPESPEVKPRAGGRRGGPRASGGQTASDGKEEEAWATMLDKAIYSVRYISRHIRKEHFIREVVQDWKFVAQVLDRIFLWAFLTVSILGTILIFTPALQMFLKVPPPIASEDPPLNSQL